In Mercurialis annua linkage group LG6, ddMerAnnu1.2, whole genome shotgun sequence, the following are encoded in one genomic region:
- the LOC126687567 gene encoding E3 ubiquitin-protein ligase SINAT3, translated as MEIDSPESVASSDLIDEDEIRHHIHQYPSVPKAQINSNSANGNSLSPAIQSISVHELLECPVCTNSMYPPIHQCHNGHTLCSTCKTRVHNRCPTCRQELGDIRCLALEKVAESLELPCKYTSLGCPEIFPYYSKLKHEALCNFRPYTCPYAGSECVVVGDIPFLVAHLRDDHKVDMHSGCTFNHRYVKSNPREVENATWMLTVFHCFGQYFCLHFEAFQLGMAPVYMAFLRFMGDETEARNYSYSLEVGGYGRKLIWEGTPRSVRDSHRKVRDSHDGLIIQRNMALFFSGGDRKELKLRVTGRIWKEQQNQEGGACIPNLCS; from the exons atggaGATAGATAGCCCTGAAAGTGTAGCGTCGTCAGATTTGATAGATGAGGATGAGATCCGTCACCATATCCATCAATACCCTTCAGTTCCGAAGGCGCAAATTAATAGTAATAGCGCCAATGGTAACAGTTTGTCCCCGGCAATTCAGTCTATCAGTGTTCATGAGCTCCTTGAATGCCCTGTTTGTACCAATTCTATGTACCCTCCAATTCATCAG TGCCATAATGGACATACACTCTGTTCAACATGTAAGACAAGGGTCCATAACCGTTGTCCCACTTGTAGGCAAGAGCTTGGTGATATTAGATGTCTAGCATTGGAAAAAGTGGCTGAATCACTTGAACTGCCGTGCAAGTACACATCACTTGGATGCCCAGAGATCTTTCCTTACTACAGTAAACTTAAACACGAGGCCCTATGTAACTTCAGGCCATATACCTGTCCGTATGCTGGATCTGAGTGTGTTGTTGTTGGGGACATTCCTTTCCTTGTTGCTCATCTGAGAGACGACCACAAAGTAGATATGCATTCTGGATGCACATTCAACCATCGTTATGTAAAGTCTAATCCACGTGAAGTAGAAAACGCAACATGGATGTTAACT GTGTTCCACTGTTTCGGCCAGTACTTCTGTCTGCATTTCGAAGCATTCCAACTAGGAATGGCACCTGTTTATATGGCATTTCTTCGTTTCATGGGGGACGAGACGGAAGCCCGTAACTACAGTTACAGCCTGGAGGTTGGGGGATATGGCCGAAAACTCATTTGGGAAGGGACCCCACGAAGTGTTAGAGATAGCCACAGGAAGGTTAGGGATAGCCATGATGGCCTCATTATACAGAGGAACATGGCCCTTTTCTTCTCCGGAGGTGATAGGAAAGAGCTAAAGCTTCGAGTTACAGGACGAATATGGAAAGAACAGCAAAATCAAGAAGGCGGGGCTTGCATACCCAATCTCTGCAGTTAG
- the LOC126653570 gene encoding UV-stimulated scaffold protein A homolog, whose protein sequence is MEEDRGKVRILIEKAINSTSPEVEPRLLKAIKTVVRCSDSELRLAAQTLMELMKRDHSQVRYLSLLIIDQLFMRSKLFRTLIVENLDHLLTLSVGFRRNLPLPAPPAVASVLRSKAIEFLEKWNASFGIHYRQIRLGFDYLKNTLRFQFPNIQANAARLQQERRERELRSKEILQNKFEMLKENLSSIKNEIQSTVDEIGECLEIVRSEKETMAVGPLDDEDFEEYRPSELRQIRLDSLREGEKIHENSENEVVFDALREMFKLLVTKHLVTVQEWISVLIRVEVADNRTRNSYLKEFIDIQKRLQSVKKKCVELGCVLPDTTKHEKEKEEDFWEDGKIESAEIENTSSLLAANLSIASTSGEVKTKDPASSKKEAKSNRSQGHERDTTNSSSLRNELLAEAPVINWGSFLDDWGSNRDVLANQRGLELESHWGRVDHDAVIPADKIADLNIRATVYQEEKVEIQPCRAPLRKGGLCQRRDFRVCPFHGAIIPRDDEGNPVKQSISTDHTTVDSNLVEQLAEQAVKNVRDRDTEEAKKRKMDKQLQKRAKLAKVREHNDAVLRDAALASTSNSAFVGEDLYAATGGRSSARNKKDSLTAMLRKKETTKDRLAQRLLNTRARDSTVRQLTLGEDSTYREAFPNQW, encoded by the exons ATGGAAGAGGATAGAGGCAAAGTGAGAATTTTGATCGAGAAGGCCATCAATTCGACTTCGCCTGAGGTAGAACCCCGCCTCCTCAAAGCCATTAAAACCGTCGTCCGATGTTCTGATTCGGAGCTCCGACTAGCCGCCCAAACCCTAATGGAACTCATGAAACGAGACCACTCTCAG GTCAGGTATCTCTCACTTCTCATAATTGATCAGCTATTCATGCGATCAAAGCTTTTTAGGACCCTTATTGTTGAGAATTTGGATCACCTGTTGACGTTAAGTGTTGGATTCAGAAGGAATTTGCCACTTCCTGCTCCTCCGGCTGTTGCATCTGTCCTCCGTTCAAAGGCGATTGAATTCTTGGAGAAGTGGAATGCCTCTTTTGGGATTCATTATAGGCAGATTAGACTGGGTTTTGATTACCTTAAGAACACTCTCCGGTTCCAATTTCCTAATATCCAGGCAAATGCAGCACGACTTCAGCAGGAAAGAAGGGAAAGAGAATTGAGGTCAAAAGAGATTCTGCAGAATAAGTTTGAAATGCTAAAGGAAAATTTATCTTCAATAAAGAACGAGATACAATCAACAGTGGACGAGATAGGAGAATGCTTAGAAATTGTTCGGTCTGAAAAGGAAACTATGGCAGTTGGACCTTTAGATGATGAGGATTTTGAAGAGTACCGTCCTTCAGAATTAAGGCAGATCCGTCTTGATTCATTAAGAGAAGGAGAAAAGATTCACGAGAACAGTGAGAATGAAGTCGTGTTTGATGCATTGAGAGAGATGTTCAAGCTTCTAGTAACAAAGCATCTGGTTACAGTCCAAGAGTGGATATCTGTTCTTATACGGGTTGAAGTGGCAGATAACAGAACTAGAAATTCCTATCTGAAGGAGTTCATTGATATCCAAAAACGTCTCCAATCTGTGAAGAAGAAATGTGTTGAACTAGGTTGTGTTCTTCCAGACACTACAAAgcatgaaaaagaaaaggaagaagatTTTTGGGAGGATGGTAAGATTGAATCAGCTGAAATTGAGAATACATCCAGTCTCTTAGCTGCGAATCTTTCCATTGCTTCAACTTCTGGGGAGGTAAAAACTAAAGATCCTGCAAGTAGTAAAAAGGAAGCAAAATCTAATAGGTCCCAAGGTCACGAACGTGACACTACGAATTCTAGCTCACTTCGAAACGAGCTCTTAGCTGAAGCTCCAGTTATAAACTGGGGCTCTTTCCTCGATGACTGGGGTTCAAATAGGGATGTTCTGGCCAATCAAAGAGGTTTGGAGCTTGAAAGTCACTGGGGTAGGGTAGACCATGATGCAGTTATCCCAGCAGATAAAATTGCAGACCTAAATATCCGGGCTACTGTTTACCAAGAAGAGAAAGTAGAAATACAACCATGCCGTGCTCCATTGCGTAAAGGTGGACTTTGTCAGAGAAGAGATTTCAGAGTTTGCCCTTTTCATGGAGCCATCATACCTAGAGATGATGAAGGAAATCCGGTCAAGCAGAGCATATCCACAGATCATACAACTGTTGATTCTAATCTAGTGGAGCAATTAGCAGAACAAGCTGTGAAGAATGTCCGGGATAGAGATACCGAGGAAGCtaagaaaagaaagatggatAAGCAGTTGCAGAAGCGTGCAAAGCTTGCAAAGGTTCGGGAACATAATGATGCAGTTCTTAGGGATGCTGCGTTGGCTTCAACTTCGAATTCTGCATTTGTTGGAGAGGATCTGTATGCAGCCACTGGTGGGAGGTCATCCGCAAGAAACAAAAAGGATAGCCTTACAGCAATGCTGCGTAAGAAAGAAACCACGAAAGATCGATTAGCTCAGCGACTGTTGAACACCCGAGCTAGAGATTCAACAGTAAGGCAGCTTACCCTCGGTGAAGATTCAACTTACAGAGAAGCATTCCCAAATCAGTGGTAG
- the LOC126687209 gene encoding aspartyl protease family protein 2-like produces the protein MEGNSRRRTILFFFTFAISLSLFTIAASLDYQTLVVNSLPGHPTLQWTDEPDSETLAASESETPDSATFSVQLHHIDALSSNSTPDSLFATRLERDATRVNAISSLAQSAAAGGPVGTGFSSSVISGLAQGSGEYFTRIGVGTPARYVYMVLDTGSDIVWIQCAPCKKCYSQSDPVFDPRKSRSFAGIPCGSPLCHRLDSPGCNTQKQTCMYQVSYGDGSFTFGDFSSETLTFRRTRVARVALGCGHDNEGLFVGAAGLLGLGRGRLSFPSQTGRRFNRKFSYCLVDRSASSKPSSMVFGDSAVSRSALFTPLVSNPKLDTFYYVDLLGISVGGTRVPGITASLFKLDNTGNGGVIIDSGTSVTRLTRPAYIALRDAFRSGASTLKKAPEFSLFDTCFDLSGKTEVKVPTVVLHYRGADVSLPASNYLIPVDSNGSFCFAFAGTMSGLSIIGNIQQQGFRVVYDLAGSRVGFAPRGCA, from the coding sequence ATGGAGGGAAACTCAAGAAgaagaactattttatttttctttacctTCGCCATTTCCCTCTCTCTCTTCACCATCGCAGCTTCACTCGATTACCAAACTCTCGTCGTCAACTCACTCCCCGGCCACCCCACTCTACAATGGACCGACGAACCCGACTCGGAAACCCTAGCCGCTTCCGAGTCAGAAACTCCCGACTCCGCCACTTTCTCCGTTCAGTTGCACCACATAGACGCATTGTCCTCCAACTCCACTCCCGACTCCCTCTTCGCCACCAGGCTTGAACGGGACGCTACACGTGTCAATGCTATATCATCTCTCGCTCAATCTGCAGCAGCCGGTGGACCCGTCGGAACTGGATTTAGTAGCTCAGTTATCTCCGGTCTGGCTCAAGGCAGCGGCGAGTACTTCACGCGCATAGGCGTTGGTACGCCTGCCAGATATGTATACATGGTGCTCGACACTGGAAGCGACATCGTTTGGATCCAGTGTGCTCCGTGTAAGAAATGTTACTCTCAGTCCGACCCGGTTTTCGACCCGAGGAAATCTAGATCTTTTGCTGGGATTCCCTGTGGGTCACCGTTGTGTCACCGCCTTGATTCTCCGGGTTGTAACACTCAGAAACAGACGTGTATGTATCAAGTTTCTTACGGCGACGGTTCTTTTACTTTTGGCGACTTCTCCAGCGAAACGCTGACGTTTCGTCGTACTAGAGTTGCACGCGTCGCGCTAGGATGTGGCCACGACAATGAAGGGCTGTTCGTCGGCGCTGCTGGTTTGTTAGGACTTGGACGTGGGAGGTTATCGTTTCCTTCACAAACCGGTCGCCGGTTCAACCGGAAATTTTCTTACTGTTTAGTAGACCGGTCTGCTTCTTCCAAACCGTCTTCTATGGTTTTCGGGGACTCGGCGGTTTCCCGATCCGCTCTGTTCACTCCGTTGGTGTCTAACCCTAAGCTGGATACTTTTTACTACGTCGATCTCCTTGGGATTAGTGTGGGTGGGACACGTGTCCCTGGTATTACCGCTTCTTTGTTTAAACTTGACAATACCGGCAATGGCGGTGTTATAATTGATTCCGGTACATCCGTTACCCGTTTGACCCGACCCGCGTATATTGCTTTAAGGGATGCGTTCCGATCCGGAGCTTCGACTTTGAAGAAGGCACCGGAGTTTTCACTGTTCGACACGTGTTTTGATCTGTCTGGAAAAACGGAGGTGAAAGTTCCGACGGTGGTTTTGCACTATCGCGGTGCAGACGTGTCTTTGCCGGCGTCGAATTACCTGATTCCTGTGGATAGTAACGGGAGCTTCTGCTTTGCTTTTGCGGGTACGATGAGCGGGCTGTCAATCATAGGAAATATCCAACAACAAGGATTTAGGGTCGTTTATGATTTAGCGGGTTCACGGGTCGGATTCGCACCGCGGGGATGCGCGTAA